A single Dermacentor variabilis isolate Ectoservices chromosome 9, ASM5094787v1, whole genome shotgun sequence DNA region contains:
- the LOC142557665 gene encoding uncharacterized protein LOC142557665 encodes MELSLPKYVYDLTITGKPTVRLKVDAGANYSLPSAETRQSLEFDFDNVTYSVDDPMLPWKIIEYFANLQVEVSYVENVEKRKAYSGYLFRKMNVYLYEVAGEDATVKVAQQGYFAPEFFVGLVNKLSMILVFVMAVMLVWFVGFLVYWYRSGGSAQRDPAVSDDDSYLSDAIAVLPAEFRRGRIARKTTGRGGVRSRSCDDDL; translated from the exons ATGGAATTATCACTACCGAAATATGTTTATGACCTCACTATTACAGGCAAGCCCACTGTGCGATTGAAGGTGGATGCTGGAGCCAACTACTCGCTGCCCTCTGCAGAGACTAGGCAGTCATTGGAATTTGACTTCGACAACGTCACCTACTCCGTGGACGATCCGATGCTGCCCTGGAAGATCATCGAATACTTCGCAAACCTCCAG GTAGAAGTGTCCTACGTGGAGAACGTCGAGAAGCGCAAGGCCTACTCGGGCTACCTGTTCCGCAAGATGAACGTCTACCTCTACGAGGTTGCCGGCGAGGACGCCACCGTCAAGGTGGCGCAGCAGGGTTACTTTGCTCCCGAGTTCTTTGTAGGGCTCGTCAACAAGCTCTCCATGATCCTGGTGTTCGTCATGGCGGTCATGCTCGTCTGGTTCGTCGGGTTCCTCGTCTACTGGTACCGCAGTGGCGGCAGCGCCCAGCGCGACCCAGCCGTCAGCGACGACGACAGCTACCTTAGCGACGCCATCGCCGTACTGCCCGCCGAGTTTCGGCGCGGTCGCATCGCGAGAAAAACGACAGGGCGCGGCGGAGTGCGGTCGCGTTCCTGCGACGACGACCTTTAA
- the Dpm3 gene encoding dolichyl-phosphate mannosyltransferase subunit 3: MTKLMQWLLGLSIFMAIWAALLSQRLGAAETHVWLLPVYACVVFGMYAASVVIYRVLTFNNCEAAAAELKKQIVEAREDLKKRGYKFD; this comes from the exons ATGACTAAGTTGATGCAGTGGTTGCTAGGGCTCTCCATATTCATGGCAATATGGGCCGCACTTCTTTCGCAAAGGTTAGGCGCTGCGGAGACCCACGTTTGGCTG CTTCCAGTGTACGCCTGCGTTGTCTTTGGG ATGTATGCTGCTTCAGTTGTCATCTACAGAGTACTCACATTCAACAActgtgaagcagcagcagcagagctcAAGAAG caAATCGTGGAAGCCAGAGAAGACCTCAAGAAACGGGGCTACAAGTTTGACTGA
- the LOC142558561 gene encoding uncharacterized protein LOC142558561, producing MKASAAVLFALQALCLLGEHGATQSRQYDDARIADELGRLLKLPQPLRYAGPNFHFEYPVLANNGVTLAGATYSLDDFSLPWRLVRHYAQMQLSTYKMATGNPAMRAAIARHNAARMMDFLNHVEMAGSRRAQFGHGSVQVVQVRIHTMHTRCARKAHL from the exons ATGAAGGCCTCCGCTGCCGTCTTATTCGCGCTGCAGGCCTTGTGCCTGCTCGGAGAGCACGGAGCCACTCAGAGCCGGCAGTACGACGACGCTCGTATCGCCGACGAGCTGGGACGCTTGCTCAAGCTGCCGCAGCCACTTCGCTACGCCGGGCCGAACTTCCACTTCGAGTACCCAGTGCTCGCCAACAACGGCGTCACCTTGGCG GGCGCGACGTATAGCCTGGACGACTTCTCGCTGCCCTGGCGCCTAGTGCGCCACTATGCACAGATGCAGCTGAGCACCTACAAGATGGCAACCGGGAACCCAGCCATGAGGGCCGCCATAGCGCGTCACAATGCGGCACGCAtgatggacttcctcaaccacgTCGAGATGGCTGGTTCAAGGAGAGCACAGTTCGGCCATGGCAGCGTTCAAGTGGTACAGGTACGCATACATACAATGCACACGCGATGTGCTCGCAAAGCGCACCTGTGA